GAGCAAGATGTGCGTGATATAAAAGCAGAGGAGGAGAGAAAAGTGATGAAAAGCAAAGTGATGAAAGATGCTGGTATGAACGCTGGGAAACAGGCACCCAAAAATCCTAGGAAATATACAAAGAAAGCCAGCACCTCAACTTCTGTTGCAGCACCACCTAATTCTGCCATGGAGATTGGTATTCTATTGATTCTTGCACTGATGTCACTATTTTCCTACATACACTGGCTTATGATTATGCTCATTATGTACAGAGCCTTACATAGGACTATTTTTCTTATGCAGATGATGCATCTGAGGTGCCGAAACCAAAGGGAAGAGGAGGTCCCAAAAAAGCTCCTGCAAAGGTATATTTTTATCAGAATCCCGCCTGAATGCTCCATATTCTTTCAATCTATAATTCAATTATAAGGTAATatgtgtttttgtttttctgtGTGTTTCAGGCCAAGCCTGCTGCTTCAGTTGACACTGATGAGGAGGATGATATACCCTCACTTACAGACCGTCTTGCTGCATCTAACCTTGATTCTTCTCCAGATAAAGGTAGTTTCAGTTACAGCCTTAGAGTGTATGTCACCATCATTTGATTCCAATACTTCTTTTAAGGCATActgaaatttcatctatttgtttTCCAATTGTGTAGATACTGAGAACCATGCTGCACCAGCAAAGAAGAAGCCAGTTGCCAAACGAGCCTCTGCAGCCCAGAAAAAGACTACTACTGTGATTAGCACCGATGAAGAGCCGATGAAAACTATTTCTGAAGAAGGATCTGATGATGAGTTTGAGCCACCTGCTGCAGTACCTGCAGGACGAAAGAAGGCACTAGCAAAACCTGCTGCTTCCAAGGCAGCCGCAAAACCAGCTGCAGCACCCAGGAAGAGAGGACAAGCAAAGAAACAGACACTGATAACTGACACTTTGAAACCTGCTGAAAATGTTGGGATCTCACCAGAGAAGAAAGTTAGGAGGATCAGACAGTCTCCATTCAACAAGAAGAGTAGCTCCATAATGGGTAGAATTGGTGAAGGAAGTAGTAGTGGGGAGAAATCTCTTTCAGTAAGTGAAGAACAATTGGAATCTTCAAATGAAGTAGTAGCCCCAATAAGAAGGCCAGTGAGAGCAAGCCGTAATGTCACCAAATATGTTGTAAGCGATTCTGATGAGGCTGCTGATGATAAGTCAGATTCTGATGCTGCTGTGGATATttcttctgaagatgatgattaaCTTTGCAAAGTCTTCAAGTGAGTGAACTATTGTATGTGAGCAGGAAAGGTTTTAGTATTGCTGGTCATGTGCTGTGCACAGGTTTATGATTTCTGAACTTTACTGTCTGTTGTTTACTTTTGGTCTGTTGTCTAGTGACTTGAAGTATTATTTGACTGTAACTTCAGATATTATGCTTTCACTATTAATCTACTTAGGTTTGCTGCTGCCTATATCCATATTTGCCTCTTCTCTTTGGTGTGAAATGAATGTCATTGTGCACAATGTGGAGTTTGTAGGTGACTTAAATATGAACTCAAATGCATTGCGCGCAATGAACAGTGAAGCTTGACCTGAAAAGGTTTAGTATATCTGGAATAACGCAAGGGCCTAAGGCTGAGGTATTCACACTACAGCAACTGTGATATGGTATTAGGATTTTTTTAGTTGTTGACTGTGGGATTCGGCCCTTCCCTTTAGAACTTCCGGTTCCTTGCACATTTTTACAGATGGAAAACTTGAATATTAACATGCTTATGTTTGTCTCTAAATTTCTGATAGCCCGTTTTCTTTTGTTGCTTTTTCCTTGGTCTTCCACGAGCTTTATGTTGCACAAATGCAGTTTTATGACTTGCAACCGGACCCAAATGGATTGTGCACAATGAACAGCATTTTCAACCAAGATTGGACCCAAGAGTTTCAAAATGTTTAAAGTCACCAATTTTACCCTGATAATTTCCAATGGATATGAAACATAGAGAACCGATTTGGGATCTATGTTTTTTAGGGTAAAGATCAGCATCATATACACACTAGCAATTGGATAATTGCTTTGTGTACTAGTAATTGGCAGTTCTATGTTGGCGCCACGACGTTAGAACGTAGCTATAGGCCGCTAGCAGGAGTGCAAGTTGTGTACCAAGCTGTTTGGTTAAATGCCTCAATGAAATAAGTTATGTCTTACTGTCATATGATTATTTTTTCCATAGTTGACTCTTACATACTTGAATTATTCAATTTCTTAGAAAATTATCTAGATAGTTGAAATTTTGCTCTCTTATCTTTTCCATTTTGTAATCATCAGACTTTTGTATTTTCTCTTCATTGCTGCTAATTTATTCATCTAAATTTTGTTGAAATTTTGTGGTTTACCAAGctaattaaggatttatcatggCGGTAGAAACAGTTCTTGTTAGTGGTGTAGCCGTAATCTTAAAGAATTTGAGTTCTACTGTTGCTCAGGAAATTGGCCTTGCTTGGGGTGTTGAGAATGATCTCAAAAAGCTTCAAAACACCTGAAAGGAAGCAAATAAGCGACAGTTCGGTGAGATTGTGGCTGGAGCGGCTTAAGGTTGCTGCTTATGAGGCTGATGATCTACTGGATTTGTTCTCATATGAATGAAATGATCAAAAAGAGGGTTAAGGTACGTAATCTCGTTTCTTCATCCAACCCACTAGCCGTGATTTCTGACGTTCCCTAGAGGAATTGAAGCTTGGAAACGTTTAAGGTTGCTTGACGTGTCAGGTACGAGGATCATAGAAATACCTGATTGTATCACAAGTTTCAAAAATCTGAGGAAATTTTATTTTAAGTTACCCAAAAATTTAAAAGCATTACCCGGAATCACTGGCGATTTGAAACTTCTTAGATGTCTTGACCTGGAAGGTACTGGTGTGGAAGTATTACCTGAATGTTGCCTTCACAACCTCAGCAATTTGGAGACAGTCAGATGTGTGCTTCCCAGAGATATTTCTAACTGGACGAAGTTGAAGCATTTTGTACATGATAGGGATGAAGATGAGATGCCAAGAGGTATAGGGCGGCTAAATTGCCTTCAAACATTAAAGTATGTCGTGGGGGAGGTTGTTGAACCTGGGATTGAGGCTCTTGTGGACTTGAATGGTTTTGATTTGCTTCAAGAATTAACAATTTGGAATGTCAACGATTTGAGAGATCGAATTGATGCCAAGAGCGCAATTTTAATGGGGAAAAAACTCTTGCACCTCTTGCAGCTAAAGTGGAATTTTAGGTGGTTTTTAGACATTGGGGAAGATGCGGTGCAGAGGTGGTTTAGAAACTCTGCTGAGCAAGGTGCAGATGTTGTGGTGATTGAAGCTTTACAACCTCCTGTTCATTTGAAGAGTTTGTTTGTCAATAACTTTATGGGTTCAAAGTTCCCCTCATGGATGGGAGTTTCACATTGCCTACCGAACTCGGTGAGATTGCAGCTAGTGTTATGCAGAAAAATTAAACAGCAACCGGCACTTGGGCAGCTCCCATTTCTGAAGACTTTGAGAATATCCAAATCTTTTTCTATCAAATGTCTTGGTAACGAGTTTTACGAAGAAGAAACTGATTCCTGTGAAAAAACTTTGCATTCCCTTCGTTAATTGATCTACAACTTCAGTTTATGTATGGCTTAGAAGAATGAGTTGCTCCTCCACCACCACAAGATGTTTTGAGTTTCAGCAATTCCTTCCCATGGCTTGAGTTTATGATCATCCAGGGGTGCCGTAAACTGACAGTCACACCGTCTTTCCGAATATGAAGAAACTGCATTTATATGATATCAAAATGGCAGTGCAGTAAGTTCAATCTTGAGTAACCTGACCTCTCTTGCTCATCTTAGTATCACAGAAGTTCCAGAGCTCTTTATCCAACATGGATTATTTGTTAACAACAATCTTCTTGAAAGCTTATCAGTCAGACGGTGCACCGACTTTCGAGGTTTTTGTTCAGCTGAGGACGAGAAGGAACCCATCTCCAGTTCTCACATAGACAACAAATCTCTAAAAGAATTGGAGTTCATTGATTGCCCAGCTCTGACAGCTTTTCCAGATATTCGTGGCTGTACATCTCTCCAGAAAATCACTATCAAAAGTTGCAAGGAGTTGAAGTTCAAATATGACCCGCGGACATGCCTGTCCTTCGTAACTAAGCTAGACATTTCTGCAAAACCTGACTTGTTATATTTCTCATTATTTCCCCATTCCTACAAACATTGGGTCTTTGAAAATGTGAGGCATCTTAACTGCAGCTAGGCGCTCAGCCAAAAATAGTAAATTGCTACCTGCACTTGGCTTGCTTTTGAAGCAAATTTTCCTTCAGGAATGAGAGTTGAAGTTGCAAAAGAGAAGctgaagtttaaaaaaaaaaggacgGGAAAAAATTGTATTGTTGACAGTGGGATTTGAACCCACGCCCTTTCGGACCAGCGCCTTAAGCTGGCGCCTTAGACCAACTCGGCCATATCAACGTTGATGTATAAGTTGTCTCTAGATTCCCTTACGGCTTTATCAACCAAGATTAAACCCAAAAGTTTCAAAATGTGCCGATACCAATTTCTCAGTCCAATTTTGCGCTGTAAGTTCTAAGGTGCATGAAACACAGAGAACCGATCTGGGGTCTATTCTTTTTGGAGCAAAGATTAACATCATAGACACTAGCTATTGGAAAATTGCTTTTGATTCAGTATAAATGATGCTAGTAATCGGCAGTTCGATTTTTTTGCCGCGATGTTAGACCGGCTATAGTCTTCTAGCAGGTGTGCAAGTTGTGTATCTAAGTCGTTTGGTTAAATGCCTCAATGAGATAAGTTATGTTATCTTACTGTCGTATGATTATTTTTTCCATAGTTGACTCTTTCATGCTTAAATTATTCAATTTCTTAGAAAACTATGCCATGCCGTTTTAGTAATGAACAATTAAAGATCTGACTTTTTGTGCTACATATGTGCCGTGTGGATCCTTTTTTTATTGCTGTGAAATGGATGTCATTGTGCGGTGCACAAATGGATTTTGGATGTAACTTGAATTCGAACCCAAATGCGTTATGCATTGTGCGCATGAACAGTGAAGCTTGTCCCTAATAGTTTTAGAAAGTGCGGAATAACGCAAGGGCTAAGGCTGAGGTATCGACACCACAGCAACTGTAATACTCCGTAATATATAGTAACATGATTCCGTAGTCAACTTTAAAGGAAATTTACGCATTCAACCGATCTCTATGATTGTATGAAGTAAAGCACGTATTTGGGATGCAATTCtttttctgtgtgtgattgagtTAAACAAAGATACTAGCAATTGATTCATTGCCTTATATTCAGGAAAATGATCTTAGGTCGCAATGGGTCTCATCTGCATGCATGCTTGGATTTTGGAATTCAAGCAGGCGACGGGTTGGGGTGTTAGAACTGTGCTAGCATTGGCGCATTGTATTTGTGTAGCAGTCGTTTGATTAAATGCTCCAGTGAGATGAGGTATGTTGACTTACTGTCATatcttttcttatattttttgtgTAAGTAAGACCTATAAGTTTTGTCCATAAGTTGACTCTAACACAAATTTGAACTAGTAATTGTCTTAAAAATATGGTTGACTCCACTGTGTTGTGATAAAACATAGTTCAAACTTCAGTTTCCTACTAGTTTACATTGAGTTTCCCGTGTTGACTTTTGGTTATACATTGCACCATTCTAGtaatgaacaattaaagatttgaCTCTTTGGTTCACTGGAATCATTTCTGCTAATTTGTTCATCTAAATTCCGAGGTATTGCCAAGCCAGATCCATCATGGTGGTCGAAACAGTTCTTGTTAGTGGTGTAACTGAAATCTTAAAGAAGTTGGGTTCTATTGCTGCTCAGGAAATTGGTCTTGCTTGGGGTGTTGAGAATGATCTTAAAAAGCTTCAGAACACCTTGAAAATGCTTGCTTCTGTAACAGATGATGCTGAAAGGAACCAGATAAGCGACAGTTCGGCGAGATTGTGGCTGGAGCGGCTTAAAGATGCTGCTTATGATGCTGATGGTGTATTGGATGAGTTCTCATATGAAGTCTTGCGGAGAACTGAAATGACTGGAAAGAGGGTTAAGGTGTGGAATCTCGTTTCTTCTTCCAACCCACTTACATTTCGTTTAAAAATGGCTCGAAAAATCAAGGATATTAATCAAATTATTGACGAAATATGTAAGGAAAAGGATATCTTTCAGTTGCAAATGATTTGCTGTAATTCTATTGCTGATCGACATCGTGAACGAAAATACCGAGAAACTGTAGCCTTTGTAGAAGATTCAGAAATTTTTGGAAGGAAATCTGATAAGTCAAACATAGTTGAGTTGTTGATCAACTCTTCGGCATCAAATAACCAAGTCGAGAAAATTTCTGTCATACCTATTGTGGGTATGGGGGGACTTGGCAAGACTTCGCTCACGCAATTGGTTTTCAAAGACGATGTAATAGTGAAACACTTTGAACCAAGAGTATGGGTCTGTGTATCGGATCATTTTAATTTCAGTGAGCTTCGAGGAGGTATTGTGGAGTCCATTACCAGAACCAAGTGTGATTCATCCCTTACTTTGGATACATTGGTAAACATGGTTCAAGAGCATCTAACTGGCAAAAAATATTTGCTAGTGCTAGACGACTTGTGGAATGAGAATGCTGAGGAATGGCTTACATTTAAGAGGTGGTTGGTAGTTGGTGCTCAGGGAAGTAAGATTTTAGTCACTACTCGTGTAAACCAAGTAGCATCTGTTGTTCGTGGGGCAATTTGTCCTTACAAATTACAGCAGCTATCTGTGGATGAATGCTGGTATATAGTCAAAAAGGAAGCTTTTGCCCCTGGTGGAGCTGCGGAAACTCCAGAACTGGAGGAAATAGGAAAGGAGATAGCAAGAAAATGCCGTGGTTTGCCACTTGCAGCAAGAACTATTGGAAGTCTGTTGCACTCGAAAGAAGATGTTAAGGATTGGTTATCCATAATGAAAAATGAGATTTGGGATATCCCAGAAACTAACAGCAAAATCATCCAAATACTGAAATTAAGTTATGATAATTTGCCTGCACATTTGAAGCAGTGTTTCTCTTATTGCTCAGTATTTCCGAAGGATTGGAAGATTGAAAAAGAAACTCTTATTAGGTTATGGATAGCAGAAGGGTTCCTGCAATCATCGGATGAACAAAAGGAAAAATCAACGGAAGATATTGGGAATGACTATTTCAACATTTTATTGTCATATTCATTCTtccaagatgttgagaaggatgaatTCGGTGATATCCAGACGTGCAAGATGCATGATCTTATTCATGATCTTGCACAGATTGTTGTTGGGAAACATGGATACTCGTCTTTGAAGGCTCATGAGATGGAACATATTTCTAACATTCACCGTTTAGCATATGTTGCTGATGCAGGATCTTTAGAAGCATTTTGTGATGCCCTGAGTAATGGAAAGAAATTGCGCACAGTTGTTACGATAAACGGGCCAGGTACATATTTGAATCCTCAGAGTTTCTTCATTGGTGCTAAGAATTTGCGCGTATTAGACATGAGTGCGTTCCGGGGCATGACAGTACCAACTTCTTCGATGTCTAATTTGAGACATTTACGGTATCTAAATCTTTCTTACTGCGAGATTAGCCATTCTTTGAATGATATCTGTAGTCTTTATAATTTACAGACGTTGGTATTATGTAGTAGCAAGTTTCAAGAGCTTCCTAGAAACTTTGGGTCTTTGAAAAATATGAGGCATCTTAATCTCTCGTGTACTATGATTACAACATTACCTGAATCCGTCACTAGGTTCTGTAACTTGAGGACACTGAACCTCTCTCAGTGCACTGAATTTCAGATGTTCCCTGGCGGTATCGGAGCTTGGAAGCATTTAAGGTTGCTTGATGTCTCAGGTGCGGGGATCACACAATTACCTGATTGCATTACAAGTttcaaaaatttgaggaaattggaATTTAAGCTGTGCAAAAATTTGGACGTATTACCTAACAATATTGGGGACTTGAAACTTCTGAGATGCCTTGATCTTGAAGATACTGGTATTGAAGTATTACCCGACTCATGCCTCAACAGCCTCAGCAATTTGGAGACAGTCAGATTTGGAAGATGTAAGCTTCCCAAAGATATTTCTAACTGGCGGAAGTTGAAACATTTTGTACATGACAGGGATGAAGATGAGATGCCAAAAGGTATAGAACGGctaaattgccttgaaacattaAAGTATGTAGCTGGGGAGGTCACTGAACCAGGGAATGAGGCTCTTGTGGATTTGAATGGTCTAAATTTGCTTCAAGAATTAGCAATTTGGAATCTCCACAATTTGAGAGATCGAAAGGATGCTGAGAGTGCAAACTTAACCGGGAAACAAAACCTTCACCTCCTATGGCTAGACTGGGGTGGTAGGCTGTTTAGAGACTTTGGCGAGCAAGATGCAGATGGTGTGGTGATGGAAGCTTTACAACCTCCTGTTCATTTGAAGAATTTGTTTGTCACTGAATTTATGGGTTCAAAGTTCCCATCATGGATGGGAGTTTCATCTTGCCTACCCAACTTGGTGAGGTTGCAGCTAGTGCTCTGCAGAAAAGTTAAGCAGCTACCAGCACTCGGGCAGCTCCCATTTCTTAGGATTCTTAGAATATGCAATTCTGATACTATCAAATGTCTAGGTAATGAGTTTTATGAAGAAGAAACTGATACCTGTAAGAAGCCTGTTGCATTCCCTTCGTTAATTGATCTACAGCTTTGGGTTATGTCAGACTTAGAAGAATCGGTTGCTCCTCCACCACAAGATGTTTCGAGTTTTCCCAACTCCTTCCCTTGCCTTGAGTTTATGGTCATCCATGGGTGCTGTAAGCTGACAGCCACGCCGACTATGTTTCCAAATATAAAGAAATTGCACTTGCATGATATCAATGGGAATGCAGTCAGTTCAATATTGAGTAACCTGACCTCTCTTGTTGAGCTCAGTATAACAGAGGTTCCAGAGCTCATCTTTCTCCAAAAAGGTATATTTCGGAACAATCATCGTCTTGAAAGCTTATCAGTTAGACGCTGCACTGATTTTCGAGGTTTTAGCTCCGTTGAGAACGAGAAAGAACCAGTCTCTAATTCTCACCTACTAGAATTGGAGTTCATTGATTGCCCAGCTCTGACAGTTTTTCCAGATATTCGTGGCTGCACATCTCTCCAGAAAATCACTATCAAAGGTTGCAAGGAGTTGAAGTTCAGATATGACCCGCGGACATGCCTGTCCTCCGTTGCTAAGCTGGACATTGATAATGATATTTGATTCATGAGGCCGAATTATTATCCTGGCTTCATCCAAGAAGATAAGTTGATATTCATTTTGGAAATTTGCTGGTTTCATTTGCTTGTATAGTTCATAGGGCCGCAGCCTTGAAATTGATTATGTTTGCAAGTCGACTGTAACTGTACTTTGGCAATCCAACGCTTACAGTATAGGCCGCGCTCTCTTTTATTGTACTATGTAATGTTTGCCTATTCATGTGCTTTTGTATGCGAAGAAAAAAATGAATTGTTGACAGTGGGATTTGAACCCACGCCCTTTCGGACCAGCGCCTTAAGCTGGCGCCTTAGACCAACTCGGCCATATCAACGTTGTTGTT
Above is a genomic segment from Papaver somniferum cultivar HN1 chromosome 10, ASM357369v1, whole genome shotgun sequence containing:
- the LOC113317303 gene encoding putative disease resistance protein RGA4 isoform X1: MVVETVLVSGVTEILKKLGSIAAQEIGLAWGVENDLKKLQNTLKMLASVTDDAERNQISDSSARLWLERLKDAAYDADGVLDEFSYEVLRRTEMTGKRVKVWNLVSSSNPLTFRLKMARKIKDINQIIDEICKEKDIFQLQMICCNSIADRHRERKYRETVAFVEDSEIFGRKSDKSNIVELLINSSASNNQVEKISVIPIVGMGGLGKTSLTQLVFKDDVIVKHFEPRVWVCVSDHFNFSELRGGIVESITRTKCDSSLTLDTLVNMVQEHLTGKKYLLVLDDLWNENAEEWLTFKRWLVVGAQGSKILVTTRVNQVASVVRGAICPYKLQQLSVDECWYIVKKEAFAPGGAAETPELEEIGKEIARKCRGLPLAARTIGSLLHSKEDVKDWLSIMKNEIWDIPETNSKIIQILKLSYDNLPAHLKQCFSYCSVFPKDWKIEKETLIRLWIAEGFLQSSDEQKEKSTEDIGNDYFNILLSYSFFQDVEKDEFGDIQTCKMHDLIHDLAQIVVGKHGYSSLKAHEMEHISNIHRLAYVADAGSLEAFCDALSNGKKLRTVVTINGPGTYLNPQSFFIGAKNLRVLDMSAFRGMTVPTSSMSNLRHLRYLNLSYCEISHSLNDICSLYNLQTLVLCSSKFQELPRNFGSLKNMRHLNLSCTMITTLPESVTRFCNLRTLNLSQCTEFQMFPGGIGAWKHLRLLDVSGAGITQLPDCITSFKNLRKLEFKLCKNLDVLPNNIGDLKLLRCLDLEDTGIEVLPDSCLNSLSNLETVRFGRCKLPKDISNWRKLKHFVHDRDEDEMPKGIERLNCLETLKYVAGEVTEPGNEALVDLNGLNLLQELAIWNLHNLRDRKDAESANLTGKQNLHLLWLDWGGRLFRDFGEQDADGVVMEALQPPVHLKNLFVTEFMGSKFPSWMGVSSCLPNLVRLQLVLCRKVKQLPALGQLPFLRILRICNSDTIKCLGNEFYEEETDTCKKPVAFPSLIDLQLWVMSDLEESVAPPPQDVSSFPNSFPCLEFMVIHGCCKLTATPTMFPNIKKLHLHDINGNAVSSILSNLTSLVELSITEVPELIFLQKGIFRNNHRLESLSVRRCTDFRGFSSVENEKEPVSNSHLLELEFIDCPALTVFPDIRGCTSLQKITIKGCKELKFRYDPRTCLSSVAKLDIDNDI
- the LOC113317303 gene encoding disease resistance protein RGA2-like isoform X2 encodes the protein MTGKRVKVWNLVSSSNPLTFRLKMARKIKDINQIIDEICKEKDIFQLQMICCNSIADRHRERKYRETVAFVEDSEIFGRKSDKSNIVELLINSSASNNQVEKISVIPIVGMGGLGKTSLTQLVFKDDVIVKHFEPRVWVCVSDHFNFSELRGGIVESITRTKCDSSLTLDTLVNMVQEHLTGKKYLLVLDDLWNENAEEWLTFKRWLVVGAQGSKILVTTRVNQVASVVRGAICPYKLQQLSVDECWYIVKKEAFAPGGAAETPELEEIGKEIARKCRGLPLAARTIGSLLHSKEDVKDWLSIMKNEIWDIPETNSKIIQILKLSYDNLPAHLKQCFSYCSVFPKDWKIEKETLIRLWIAEGFLQSSDEQKEKSTEDIGNDYFNILLSYSFFQDVEKDEFGDIQTCKMHDLIHDLAQIVVGKHGYSSLKAHEMEHISNIHRLAYVADAGSLEAFCDALSNGKKLRTVVTINGPGTYLNPQSFFIGAKNLRVLDMSAFRGMTVPTSSMSNLRHLRYLNLSYCEISHSLNDICSLYNLQTLVLCSSKFQELPRNFGSLKNMRHLNLSCTMITTLPESVTRFCNLRTLNLSQCTEFQMFPGGIGAWKHLRLLDVSGAGITQLPDCITSFKNLRKLEFKLCKNLDVLPNNIGDLKLLRCLDLEDTGIEVLPDSCLNSLSNLETVRFGRCKLPKDISNWRKLKHFVHDRDEDEMPKGIERLNCLETLKYVAGEVTEPGNEALVDLNGLNLLQELAIWNLHNLRDRKDAESANLTGKQNLHLLWLDWGGRLFRDFGEQDADGVVMEALQPPVHLKNLFVTEFMGSKFPSWMGVSSCLPNLVRLQLVLCRKVKQLPALGQLPFLRILRICNSDTIKCLGNEFYEEETDTCKKPVAFPSLIDLQLWVMSDLEESVAPPPQDVSSFPNSFPCLEFMVIHGCCKLTATPTMFPNIKKLHLHDINGNAVSSILSNLTSLVELSITEVPELIFLQKGIFRNNHRLESLSVRRCTDFRGFSSVENEKEPVSNSHLLELEFIDCPALTVFPDIRGCTSLQKITIKGCKELKFRYDPRTCLSSVAKLDIDNDI